The Pelodiscus sinensis isolate JC-2024 chromosome 5, ASM4963464v1, whole genome shotgun sequence genome includes a region encoding these proteins:
- the CD8B gene encoding T-cell surface glycoprotein CD8 beta chain has product MEWPWLFLYLVLHIAGCQKTPILFQTPGHIIALNNSTTEIFCTMKSEQLSQLGVYWYRWSQKSQDFQYILYATVLNKHTHGNDIDKGRFTVTKESFRNSQTLRISRLQHLDAGTYYCTVSYNSKLLIGNGTELTIVDVLPTTTKPTEKTPPPKKPSGCRSSGTASVKRKGSSCSGFIWAPLGACAVILLVSLVGVIYRFQRLRRRMRLQFRKQVLK; this is encoded by the exons ATGGAATGGCCGTGGCTCTTTCTCTACCTTGTGCTGCACATCGCAG GTTGCCAGAAAACTCCAATTTTATTTCAGACTCCAGGACATATCATAGCCCTGAACAACAGTACGACTGAAATATTCTGTACAATGAAAAGTGAACAGCTTTCCCAGTTAGGAGTCTATTGGTACCGATGGAGCCAGAAGAGCCAAGACTTCCAGTATATATTATATGCAACTGTTTTGAACAAACATACCCATGGCAACGACATCGACAAAGGCAGGTTTACTGTGACTAAAGAAAGCTTTCGGAACTCGCAGACACTGAGGATCAGCAGGCTTCAGCATTTGGACGCAGGCACATATTACTGCACTGTCTCCTACAACTCGAAGCTGCTCATTGGCAATGGCACAGAACTTACCATAG TTGATGTTTTGCCTACTACTACAAAACCGACAGAGAAAACACCGCCCCCAAAGAAGCCTTCGGGGTGCAGATCCTCCGGCACAGCCTCTGTAAAAAGGAAAG GTTCTTCCTGCAGCGGCTTCATCTGGGCCCCATTAGGGGCATGTGCTGTTATTTTATTGGTGTCTCTGGTTGGTGTTATCTACCGCTTTCAGC GCCTGCGCAGGAGAATGAGGCTTCAGTTCCGCAAACA GGTACTTAAATAA